One Pelodiscus sinensis isolate JC-2024 unplaced genomic scaffold, ASM4963464v1 ctg34, whole genome shotgun sequence DNA segment encodes these proteins:
- the LOC142823851 gene encoding olfactory receptor 2D2-like: protein MDEGNWTSISEFVLLGLSEQQDLQPLIVAVLLVTYLVNLAGNSLLLGLVCADPQLRSPMYFLLSQLAVVDMSFASITLPQALVHALTQHRAISFTSCMAQLFLFLTVGNMEGYLLAAMAYDRYVAVCDPLRYSAVVTWSLCLKMVAASWAVVILHSLLATVMAAQLHYCGNHLQHFFCDLPPLLLLSCTRPLANELVALTEGVLVVLSPFAFIMATYTRIGLAVARLRSAQGLRKALSTCSSHLIVVLLFYGTAVWPYFRPDSSDAEGHDQQVTFFYTAVAPALNPLIYSLRNKDVAAALRRVWRRVRAWGM from the coding sequence ATGGACGAGGGCAACTGGACGTCCATCTCCGAGTTTGTGCTCCTGGGTCTGTCCGAACAACAGGACCTGCAGCCGCTGATCGTTGCGGTGCTCCTGGTCACCTATCTGGTGAACCTGGCAggcaactccctgctgctggggcttgTATGTGCTGACCCCCAGCTCCGCAGCCCCATGTATTTCCTCCTCAGCCAGCTGGCCGTGGTGGACATGAGCTTTGCCTCCAtcaccctgccccaggctctggtgcaCGCCCTGACCCAGCACCGGGCCATCTCCTTCACCAGTTGCATGGCCCAGCTCTTCCTCTTTCTGACTGTGGGCAACATGGAGGGCTACCTGCTGGCTGcaatggcctacgaccgctatgTGGCTGTCTGTGACCCGCTGCGCTACTCTGCTGTGGTAACATGGTCCCTGTGCCTCAAGATGGTGGCTGCTTCATGGGCCGTGGTGATCCTGCACTCCCTGCTGGCAACTGTCATGGCCGCCCAGCTGCACTACTGTGGTAACCACCTGCAGCATTTCTTCTGTGACCTGCCaccgctcctgctcctctcctgcacccggcCCCTTGCCAATGAACTTGTTGCCCTCACCGAGGGTGTCTTGGTAGTGCTAAGCCCTTTTGCCTTCATCATGGCCACTTACACCCGCATCGGCCTCGCTGTGGCCCGCCTGCGCTCTGCCCAAGGCCTGCGCAAGGCCCtctccacctgcagctcccacttgATTGTGGTGTTGCTCTTCTATGGCACCGCGGTCTGGCCCTACTTCCGCCCAGACTCCAGTGATGCTGAGGGGCACGACCAGCAAGTGACCTTCTTCTACACTGCGGTGGCGCCCGctctgaaccccctcatctacagcctgaggaacaaggacgtGGCTGCGGCCCTGAGGAGGGTATGGAGGAGGGTGCGGGCTTGGGGCATGTGA